Proteins found in one Alicyclobacillus cycloheptanicus genomic segment:
- a CDS encoding FadR/GntR family transcriptional regulator has product MVYQRLKDSILNGTFPPGTKLPSVREFSEQLNVGQSVVREALTALKAMNLIVMRQGEGTFVQSFDPSELAKSFQFTPMRPDEIRSLLELRKILETGIARLAAARRSDADLSRMRATVDQMQTNEPTVGEEADWAFHYQIAQAADNPFVRSLIDTIADQMKGALAASRQTLFRIPGEAERLRQQHVEILRAIADRDEAGAASAMLAHLTHVEARLEVPEQYLPAQHRTPND; this is encoded by the coding sequence GTGGTATACCAACGTCTCAAGGACTCGATTCTCAACGGCACCTTTCCACCGGGCACAAAGCTGCCGTCCGTGCGGGAGTTCAGTGAACAGCTGAATGTCGGTCAATCCGTCGTTCGCGAGGCGTTGACGGCGTTAAAGGCCATGAACCTGATTGTGATGCGCCAAGGCGAAGGTACATTCGTCCAGTCGTTCGATCCGTCGGAACTGGCGAAGTCTTTTCAGTTTACCCCAATGCGGCCGGATGAAATTCGGAGTTTGTTGGAACTACGCAAGATTCTCGAAACGGGCATCGCGCGGCTGGCGGCGGCCAGGCGGTCGGATGCGGACCTCAGCCGGATGCGCGCCACGGTCGACCAGATGCAGACCAACGAGCCAACGGTGGGGGAAGAGGCGGACTGGGCGTTTCACTATCAAATTGCGCAGGCGGCTGACAACCCGTTTGTGCGCTCGCTCATCGACACGATTGCTGACCAAATGAAAGGTGCGCTGGCCGCGAGTCGACAGACCTTGTTTCGCATCCCCGGGGAGGCGGAGCGATTGCGGCAGCAGCATGTGGAGATTCTTCGCGCCATTGCGGACCGGGACGAAGCCGGGGCCGCATCGGCGATGCTGGCGCACCTGACGCACGTAGAAGCGCGCTTGGAAGTGCCGGAACAGTACCTGCCTGCGCAGCACCGGACGCCCAATGACTAG
- a CDS encoding (Fe-S)-binding protein encodes MKVSLFITCMVDNLYPQVGVSMVKILHRLGVDVVFPEGQTCCGQPAFNSGYAAEARASASTLLEAFADADYVVSPSGSCTGMIHHYYGDLFANDLRLARQAEALAGKTYEFSQFVVNVLGVTDVGAAFPQRVTYHPSCHGARLLGVKDEPLTLLRAVRDIELVDLPYAADCCGFGGTFAVKMGDVSTAMAAEKVKHVQETEAAVLVGTDMGCLMNIGGRLSREGAPIRVLHVAELLEEGIQLRDGQREVTGI; translated from the coding sequence ATGAAAGTATCTCTGTTTATCACCTGTATGGTTGACAACCTGTACCCGCAGGTGGGGGTCTCCATGGTCAAAATTCTCCATCGGCTGGGCGTCGACGTGGTCTTTCCGGAAGGGCAGACGTGCTGTGGTCAGCCCGCATTCAACAGCGGCTACGCAGCCGAAGCGCGGGCATCCGCGAGCACGCTGCTGGAAGCATTCGCCGATGCGGATTATGTCGTGTCGCCATCGGGATCGTGCACGGGCATGATTCATCACTACTACGGGGATTTGTTTGCGAACGACCTTCGCCTGGCGCGCCAAGCCGAAGCGCTGGCGGGGAAGACCTATGAGTTCTCTCAGTTTGTCGTCAATGTGCTCGGCGTGACCGACGTCGGGGCGGCGTTTCCGCAGCGTGTGACCTATCACCCGTCCTGCCATGGCGCGCGTCTGCTCGGGGTGAAGGACGAGCCGCTCACGCTGCTTCGCGCTGTCCGGGACATTGAACTGGTCGACTTGCCGTATGCGGCCGACTGCTGCGGATTTGGCGGCACTTTCGCGGTCAAAATGGGCGACGTGTCGACGGCGATGGCGGCGGAGAAGGTCAAACACGTCCAGGAAACAGAGGCTGCCGTGCTGGTCGGCACGGACATGGGGTGCCTGATGAACATCGGGGGGCGCCTCAGCAGGGAAGGCGCCCCCATTCGCGTCCTGCATGTGGCAGAGCTTCTGGAGGAAGGGATACAGCTGCGGGACGGGCAGCGGGAGGTGACGGGCATATGA
- a CDS encoding LutB/LldF family L-lactate oxidation iron-sulfur protein has translation MTLDVLERARAALEDDFLRAAVRFTADRLRTKKQAATASLGRWEDWRDRGQQIRAHTVAHLDYYLGQFADHAAKAGGHVQFAADASEASQMVLDIIRAKQARTVVKSKSMVSEEIGINHLLEAAGVEVVETDLGEYIVQLAKETPSHIIIPAIHKNRAQIKDLFTEAGGEGLTTDTKTLAGFARRKLRQKFLEADVGITGCNFGIAESGSVVLFTNEGNADMVVNLPKTHIVLMGMERLVPTFADLEVMANLLPRAATGQNITTYLSMITGTRRPADHDGARELHIIVLDNGRSRQLSDPHMKAVLNCIRCGACLNVCPVYRQIGGHAYGSVYPGPIGAVLSPVLNEGEAYADLPYASSLCGACSEACPVKIPLHDMLVYLRQRNVERGWTKPSERMAFKGFGMTFAKAGRYRLAMKAARIGQGPLVRNGHIEAKIGPLKGWTRGRNAPKLAAVPFRDLWRSLQRDLQSVPSKPGGNGDE, from the coding sequence ATGACACTGGATGTATTAGAGCGGGCCCGCGCGGCGCTGGAGGACGATTTCCTGCGCGCTGCCGTGCGGTTCACGGCCGATCGGCTGCGCACCAAAAAGCAGGCGGCGACCGCGTCGTTGGGGCGCTGGGAAGACTGGCGCGACCGCGGGCAGCAGATTCGGGCACACACCGTTGCGCATCTCGACTATTACCTGGGGCAATTTGCGGACCATGCTGCCAAAGCGGGGGGACACGTTCAGTTTGCCGCGGACGCGAGCGAGGCCAGCCAGATGGTCCTGGACATCATCCGGGCGAAACAGGCACGAACCGTCGTGAAGTCGAAGTCCATGGTGTCGGAGGAAATCGGGATCAACCACTTGTTGGAAGCGGCCGGCGTGGAGGTCGTGGAGACAGACCTTGGCGAGTACATTGTCCAACTCGCGAAGGAGACCCCGTCCCATATCATTATCCCAGCGATTCACAAGAACCGGGCGCAAATCAAGGACCTCTTCACCGAGGCCGGCGGCGAGGGACTGACAACGGACACCAAGACGCTGGCGGGATTCGCGAGGCGCAAGCTGCGGCAAAAGTTCCTCGAAGCGGACGTGGGCATCACGGGATGCAACTTTGGCATTGCGGAGTCTGGTTCCGTCGTGCTGTTCACCAATGAAGGGAACGCCGACATGGTCGTGAATCTGCCGAAAACCCACATCGTCCTGATGGGCATGGAACGGCTTGTGCCGACCTTCGCGGATTTGGAAGTGATGGCGAACTTGCTGCCCCGCGCTGCGACGGGACAAAACATCACGACCTACCTGTCGATGATTACGGGTACGCGTCGACCGGCCGATCACGACGGCGCCCGCGAGCTTCACATCATTGTGCTGGACAACGGTCGTTCGCGGCAGCTGAGCGACCCCCACATGAAGGCGGTCCTCAACTGCATTCGCTGCGGCGCGTGCCTGAATGTGTGTCCTGTCTACCGGCAGATTGGCGGCCACGCCTATGGTTCCGTGTACCCGGGGCCGATTGGCGCTGTCTTGTCGCCGGTGCTCAATGAGGGCGAAGCATACGCCGATTTGCCGTACGCCTCCAGCCTGTGCGGCGCTTGTTCGGAGGCGTGTCCAGTAAAAATCCCGCTGCACGACATGCTGGTGTACCTGCGTCAGCGCAACGTCGAACGGGGCTGGACCAAGCCGTCCGAGCGCATGGCCTTCAAAGGGTTCGGCATGACGTTCGCGAAGGCGGGACGCTACCGGCTGGCGATGAAAGCGGCTCGAATCGGGCAGGGTCCGCTCGTGCGAAACGGCCACATTGAGGCGAAAATCGGGCCGCTGAAAGGGTGGACGCGCGGGCGAAACGCGCCCAAGCTGGCCGCCGTGCCGTTTCGGGACCTGTGGCGGTCATTGCAGCGCGATTTGCAGTCGGTGCCATCCAAGCCAGGGGGGAACGGAGATGAATAA
- a CDS encoding LutC/YkgG family protein yields the protein MNKEAFLTRIASQLGRSSPLNEAPTRQVVGVPDFWREYALSKEARITHFEERFVQLGGAFHRVKDAAELQEALRGIFADLQPERIGMWNDAQLRQLVLPAVSSEQVVTWGVDEREAFTSIDIGITGCTAAVADTGTLVLACGAGRGRSVHLLPPVHLAIVGASQFVTRLGEALARIADAVDQHAYVHLVTGPSRSSDIENDQTIGIHGPAAVIVIVVDDWEPLSLS from the coding sequence ATGAATAAGGAAGCCTTTCTGACGCGCATCGCGTCGCAGCTGGGCAGGTCATCCCCCTTGAACGAAGCGCCGACCCGGCAGGTGGTCGGGGTTCCGGACTTTTGGCGTGAATACGCACTGTCTAAGGAAGCGCGCATCACTCACTTTGAAGAGCGGTTCGTGCAGCTGGGCGGGGCGTTTCACCGGGTCAAGGATGCGGCAGAACTTCAGGAAGCGCTGCGCGGTATTTTCGCGGACTTGCAGCCGGAGCGGATTGGCATGTGGAACGATGCGCAACTCCGGCAGCTCGTGCTGCCGGCCGTTTCCTCCGAGCAGGTGGTGACCTGGGGAGTGGATGAGCGCGAAGCGTTCACTTCCATTGACATCGGCATCACTGGGTGCACCGCTGCGGTTGCCGACACGGGGACGCTGGTGCTCGCCTGCGGCGCAGGCAGGGGGCGGTCGGTGCACTTGCTGCCGCCGGTGCATCTTGCCATCGTGGGTGCCAGTCAATTCGTCACACGCCTTGGAGAGGCGCTGGCGCGCATCGCGGACGCCGTGGACCAGCACGCTTACGTCCACCTCGTGACCGGACCGAGCCGGTCCTCGGATATTGAAAATGACCAGACCATCGGCATTCACGGACCAGCGGCTGTGATTGTGATAGTGGTCGATGATTGGGAGCCCCTCAGTTTGTCATAG
- a CDS encoding retroviral-like aspartic protease family protein produces the protein MKLSSKFAVMTASLALSSVLFSVSQTASAAAVHPANGTVRAEINGRSIQAIAVGDTTYVSWGALSAFHTPYEYLGNGEFAVTGGTIQGVVYKGVTYLPWNRLAPHVKATKLKGGGFNFTSIPVPHDYQIVVLGQNGTVGSPDPIEVLVADEEESVPNQKIQISLDGNSSASGYGSQKSFSVTTDANGTWTGGINDTTPETVHLTVTWKTPGGKVVSQETDIAFTASTSTPTVTPSDDTVVATTPLTVSDDALFFNAVSDDGQNIMFQLDTGAYEPLIPKQLADELQLKNLGSDEVEGIGGEDEAYDSEISLSIGGHEFDNIPCLVDASYSGPPLFGYRFFADFGYDLLISQKHDSITILQ, from the coding sequence TTGAAACTGTCATCAAAGTTTGCTGTCATGACCGCGTCGCTGGCGCTCTCATCGGTATTATTTTCGGTTTCTCAAACCGCATCTGCAGCGGCGGTTCATCCTGCGAACGGCACCGTTCGTGCCGAAATCAACGGGCGGTCCATTCAAGCGATTGCCGTGGGGGACACGACGTACGTGAGCTGGGGCGCTTTGTCGGCTTTCCATACGCCATATGAATACCTGGGGAATGGTGAGTTCGCCGTGACCGGCGGCACGATTCAGGGTGTGGTGTACAAAGGTGTCACGTACTTGCCGTGGAACCGATTGGCACCGCATGTCAAGGCCACGAAGCTCAAGGGCGGGGGATTCAATTTCACGTCCATTCCTGTGCCGCACGATTATCAAATTGTGGTGCTTGGGCAGAACGGAACCGTGGGAAGTCCTGACCCGATTGAAGTGCTCGTTGCCGACGAAGAGGAATCGGTCCCAAACCAGAAGATACAAATCAGTCTCGACGGCAACAGTTCTGCGTCCGGCTACGGCAGCCAAAAGTCGTTCTCGGTGACGACGGATGCGAACGGTACATGGACAGGCGGGATAAACGATACTACGCCCGAAACAGTCCACCTGACGGTGACCTGGAAGACGCCTGGCGGGAAAGTGGTATCGCAGGAAACGGACATCGCGTTCACGGCTTCCACTTCAACGCCGACGGTCACGCCGTCCGATGATACAGTGGTGGCGACCACGCCGTTGACCGTATCCGACGATGCACTGTTCTTCAACGCCGTGAGTGATGACGGGCAGAACATCATGTTCCAGCTCGATACCGGCGCCTATGAGCCGCTGATTCCGAAACAGCTCGCCGACGAGTTACAGCTGAAGAACCTTGGCAGCGATGAGGTCGAGGGCATCGGCGGCGAAGACGAAGCGTATGACAGTGAGATTTCACTATCCATCGGCGGCCACGAATTTGACAACATTCCATGCCTGGTGGATGCGAGTTATTCGGGTCCGCCTTTGTTCGGGTATCGCTTTTTCGCGGATTTCGGCTACGACCTGCTCATCTCTCAGAAGCACGATTCCATCACGATTCTGCAGTGA
- a CDS encoding prolyl oligopeptidase family serine peptidase, which produces MEQTGGWTRVTDLTTRQQGVNPDAEPLVFAAPRIDHEVPGVQWMGRVGRANAIVRLPDANIWNGKLVIGGTPAVRNEYALDWLLADIVLQQGYAFASCDKATPGLTLRDPLRSMAEWEEAYVGLVHHARHLVTQVYGRAADKTYIAGVSNGGYVVRMMLERHPALFDGGVEWEGVLWLPEGRHLLTTLPVYVRDCPIYWNWRGDRTVSEQHAALERLMEAGLVEASSLFWQEYFMTYWVVSLWLYGRSLDPEWKPFALAWTNDWLRDPAELADYPWQERAGVVAQRIRPIANTGRLTKPLLSVAGNWDCLIPFVHHAAAYHDLVQRQGAGALHRMYEIEGGNHVDGLLRGDLRGQQPVQPYFEAALYHLENWVERGMEPPASGRYSTVASFTDRVKELLSVHPCTER; this is translated from the coding sequence TTGGAACAGACAGGTGGATGGACCAGGGTCACAGACCTGACGACGCGCCAGCAGGGGGTGAACCCCGATGCAGAACCGCTGGTCTTTGCAGCGCCGCGGATTGACCACGAGGTGCCAGGGGTTCAGTGGATGGGCCGAGTGGGACGTGCCAACGCGATCGTGCGGCTGCCGGACGCCAACATCTGGAATGGGAAGCTGGTGATTGGCGGTACGCCAGCCGTTCGCAACGAATATGCGCTCGACTGGCTGCTTGCGGACATTGTGCTGCAGCAGGGCTACGCGTTTGCGAGCTGCGACAAGGCGACGCCAGGGCTCACACTGCGCGACCCGCTGCGCTCTATGGCCGAGTGGGAGGAAGCGTACGTAGGTTTGGTGCATCACGCTCGTCATCTCGTTACGCAAGTGTACGGCCGGGCAGCAGACAAAACCTACATCGCGGGCGTCAGCAACGGCGGATACGTGGTGCGCATGATGCTGGAACGTCACCCCGCGTTGTTTGACGGCGGTGTCGAATGGGAGGGTGTCCTGTGGCTTCCCGAAGGGCGCCATCTGCTCACCACCTTGCCTGTGTATGTGCGCGATTGCCCAATTTACTGGAACTGGCGCGGAGACCGGACGGTGTCTGAACAGCACGCGGCGTTGGAGCGCCTGATGGAAGCCGGACTTGTGGAAGCGTCAAGTCTTTTCTGGCAGGAATACTTCATGACGTACTGGGTTGTCTCGTTGTGGCTGTATGGACGGTCGCTGGACCCGGAATGGAAGCCGTTCGCGCTGGCGTGGACCAACGACTGGCTGCGCGACCCAGCGGAACTTGCCGACTATCCGTGGCAGGAACGAGCCGGCGTGGTGGCACAGCGGATACGTCCGATTGCCAACACGGGCCGGCTGACGAAACCGTTGTTGTCCGTGGCTGGAAACTGGGACTGTCTCATTCCGTTCGTCCACCACGCGGCGGCCTATCATGATTTGGTTCAACGTCAGGGAGCCGGTGCGCTTCATCGCATGTACGAGATTGAAGGCGGGAACCACGTGGACGGCCTGTTGCGGGGCGACCTTCGCGGGCAGCAGCCGGTTCAGCCGTACTTTGAAGCGGCGTTGTATCATCTGGAGAACTGGGTGGAACGAGGGATGGAGCCCCCTGCTTCTGGGCGGTACAGTACGGTGGCTTCGTTTACCGACCGAGTGAAGGAACTGTTATCTGTTCATCCTTGCACAGAGAGGTGA
- a CDS encoding 3-hydroxybutyrate dehydrogenase, with translation MSGRAAVVTGAASGIGFAIASGLARAGAKVMVSDLREQAAQEAATQLQADGLEAAAVAADASQEHDLAHLVDVTRETFGTVDILVNNAGIQFVADLESFPTDKFRQMIDLMLVGPFLAIKHVFPVMKKQGFGRIINIASVNGLIGFAGKAAYNSAKHGVIGLTKVAALEGATCGITVNALCPGYVDTPLVRNQLADLAKTRNVPVERVLEEVIYPLVPQRRLLDPREVADYAVFLASDKARSVTGQAVVMDGGYVAQ, from the coding sequence CTGAGTGGGCGGGCGGCCGTCGTGACAGGCGCGGCGAGCGGCATCGGGTTCGCCATCGCCAGCGGATTGGCCCGAGCGGGGGCCAAGGTCATGGTGTCTGACCTGCGCGAGCAGGCGGCGCAGGAGGCTGCAACGCAACTTCAGGCGGACGGACTGGAAGCTGCGGCGGTGGCTGCTGATGCAAGCCAGGAGCATGACCTGGCGCATCTCGTGGATGTGACCCGAGAGACCTTTGGAACGGTCGATATTCTCGTCAACAACGCCGGCATCCAGTTTGTTGCCGACCTCGAGTCGTTCCCAACGGACAAGTTCCGGCAGATGATTGACTTGATGCTGGTGGGTCCGTTTCTGGCCATCAAGCACGTGTTTCCTGTGATGAAGAAACAGGGCTTTGGCCGCATCATCAACATCGCTTCCGTGAACGGGCTCATCGGGTTCGCCGGAAAGGCCGCCTACAATTCGGCCAAACACGGCGTGATTGGGCTCACGAAAGTGGCGGCACTGGAAGGGGCAACCTGCGGGATCACGGTAAACGCCCTCTGCCCTGGCTATGTAGACACACCGCTGGTGCGAAATCAACTGGCGGACCTCGCCAAAACACGCAATGTGCCCGTGGAGCGCGTGCTGGAAGAAGTGATTTACCCGCTGGTTCCGCAGCGCCGCCTGCTTGACCCGCGGGAAGTCGCCGATTACGCCGTGTTTCTCGCCTCTGACAAGGCGCGAAGCGTCACCGGGCAAGCGGTCGTGATGGATGGGGGGTATGTTGCACAGTGA
- a CDS encoding malate:quinone oxidoreductase, with amino-acid sequence MSERQNKTDVILIGAGIMSATLGCLLQELAPDWEIKVFEKLDRPGEESSNEWNNAGTGHSALCELNYTTVKPDGSIDIRKAIQINEQFQLSRQFWSYLVQRDLIQNPQDFIMPIPHMSLVHGEDDVAFLKKRFEALSSNPLFEGMEFSDDPDQIKAWIPLVMEGRTSKEPIAATKIDTGTDVNFGALTRMLFGHLERQNVQIHYRHSVKDIKRASDGSWEVKVVDQNSGVTQSHHARFVFIGCGGGSLPLLQKTGIPESKHIGGFPVSGLFMVCKNQELVERHHAKVYGKAKVGAPPMSVPHLDTRYIDNKKTLLFGPFAGFSPKFLKTGSNWDLIRSVKPSNVLTMLAAGLKEMALTKYLIQQLMLSNEQRVEELREFIPTARGEDWEIVVAGQRVQVIKDTETGGRGTLQFGTEVVCASDGTIAALLGASPGASTAVHVMLEVLEKCFPEYVREWAPKIHEMIPSYGVSLVEHPDLFHEIQTSTAQTLGLTYREAVYS; translated from the coding sequence ATGAGCGAACGACAGAACAAGACGGACGTGATTTTGATTGGCGCTGGCATCATGAGCGCGACCCTGGGGTGTTTACTGCAAGAATTGGCTCCAGATTGGGAAATCAAAGTCTTCGAGAAGCTTGACCGGCCTGGCGAGGAGAGCTCGAATGAATGGAACAATGCAGGTACGGGCCATTCCGCTCTGTGCGAGCTCAACTACACCACCGTGAAGCCGGACGGATCGATCGACATCCGAAAGGCGATTCAAATCAATGAACAGTTCCAGCTGTCCAGGCAGTTCTGGTCGTACCTGGTGCAGCGCGATCTGATTCAAAACCCGCAGGACTTCATCATGCCCATCCCGCACATGAGTCTGGTGCACGGGGAAGACGACGTCGCGTTTCTGAAGAAGCGGTTTGAAGCACTGTCGAGCAATCCGCTGTTTGAGGGCATGGAATTCTCCGACGACCCTGACCAAATCAAAGCGTGGATCCCGCTGGTCATGGAGGGCCGTACCTCGAAGGAGCCGATTGCCGCGACCAAAATTGACACCGGCACGGATGTCAACTTCGGCGCACTGACGCGGATGCTGTTTGGGCACCTGGAACGTCAGAACGTCCAGATTCACTACAGACACAGCGTCAAGGACATCAAACGCGCGAGCGACGGCTCCTGGGAAGTGAAAGTCGTCGACCAGAACAGCGGCGTCACGCAGTCCCACCACGCCCGCTTTGTCTTTATCGGATGCGGCGGCGGCAGTTTGCCGTTGCTGCAAAAGACGGGGATTCCGGAATCGAAGCACATTGGCGGATTCCCGGTCAGCGGATTGTTTATGGTGTGCAAGAACCAGGAGCTGGTGGAGCGGCATCATGCCAAAGTGTACGGAAAAGCCAAGGTCGGCGCACCGCCGATGTCGGTGCCGCACCTGGACACACGATACATCGACAACAAAAAGACGCTGCTGTTTGGACCTTTTGCCGGCTTCTCGCCAAAGTTCCTGAAAACCGGCTCGAACTGGGATTTGATTCGCTCCGTGAAACCGAGCAACGTGCTGACGATGCTTGCAGCCGGCTTGAAGGAGATGGCCTTGACAAAGTACCTCATCCAACAGCTGATGCTGTCGAATGAACAACGCGTAGAGGAGCTTCGCGAGTTCATCCCGACCGCCCGGGGAGAAGATTGGGAGATCGTCGTCGCCGGCCAGCGTGTTCAGGTCATCAAAGACACGGAGACAGGCGGCAGAGGGACCTTGCAATTTGGAACAGAAGTCGTCTGTGCCAGTGACGGGACCATCGCCGCATTGCTTGGCGCTTCGCCGGGCGCCTCGACGGCCGTGCATGTGATGCTTGAGGTATTGGAAAAATGTTTCCCGGAATACGTGCGCGAGTGGGCGCCGAAAATCCACGAAATGATACCGTCCTACGGCGTGTCGCTGGTGGAGCATCCGGACCTGTTCCACGAAATTCAAACCTCCACCGCACAAACCCTCGGACTGACCTACCGAGAAGCGGTTTACAGCTGA